One stretch of Eggerthella lenta DSM 2243 DNA includes these proteins:
- a CDS encoding GNAT family N-acetyltransferase: protein MALEIRPYREEDLAGMIKVWNEVVEAGEAFPQVEPLTMETARAFFAEQTLTTVAAIDDKLFGLYILHPNNVGRCVHVANASYAVASSARGLGLGRELVKDSLAQAARKGFRGLQFNAVVASNEAAIHLYEDLGFTRVGTIPGGFCSILGNFEDMHIYYKDCFGAALPS from the coding sequence ATGGCGTTGGAGATACGGCCGTACCGCGAGGAGGATCTCGCGGGCATGATCAAGGTATGGAACGAAGTAGTGGAGGCGGGGGAGGCGTTCCCGCAAGTCGAGCCCCTCACCATGGAGACGGCGCGCGCGTTCTTCGCCGAGCAGACGCTGACCACGGTGGCTGCGATCGACGACAAGCTGTTCGGCCTGTACATCCTGCATCCGAACAACGTGGGGCGCTGCGTGCACGTGGCCAACGCCAGCTACGCCGTGGCGTCCAGCGCGCGCGGCTTGGGGCTGGGCCGCGAGCTCGTGAAGGACTCGCTTGCGCAGGCCGCCCGCAAGGGCTTCCGCGGCTTGCAGTTCAACGCCGTGGTGGCTTCGAACGAGGCCGCCATCCACCTGTACGAGGACCTCGGATTCACGCGCGTGGGCACCATACCCGGCGGCTTCTGCAGCATACTGGGCAATTTCGAGGACATGCACATCTATTACAAGGATTGCTTCGGCGCGGCGCTTCCCAGCTGA
- the rpsP gene encoding 30S ribosomal protein S16, producing MAVKIRLARHGAKKRPYYRIVVADSRCPRDGKFIEEVGRYNPCTEPAMVQFDLEKVDQWIKNGAQPTDTVASLLKRARENA from the coding sequence ATGGCAGTCAAAATTCGCCTGGCCCGTCACGGCGCCAAGAAGCGCCCGTACTACCGCATCGTCGTTGCCGATTCCCGCTGCCCGCGCGACGGCAAGTTCATCGAGGAAGTGGGTCGCTACAACCCCTGCACCGAGCCTGCCATGGTGCAGTTCGACCTGGAGAAGGTCGACCAGTGGATCAAGAACGGCGCCCAGCCGACCGATACGGTTGCCAGCCTGCTGAAGCGCGCTCGCGAGAACGCGTAA
- a CDS encoding KH domain-containing protein, which yields MAEQTEDIVGLVESVVRPLVEFPDDLEITSSDAEDGSILVEVRVNEEDAGKVIGRQGRVIKAIRTLARAAASRTNTHVEVELLD from the coding sequence ATGGCCGAGCAGACGGAAGACATCGTCGGTCTCGTCGAGTCCGTCGTGCGCCCGCTCGTCGAGTTTCCCGACGATCTGGAGATCACGTCGAGCGATGCCGAGGACGGTTCTATTCTCGTCGAAGTTCGCGTGAACGAAGAAGATGCCGGCAAGGTCATCGGTCGCCAGGGGCGGGTCATCAAGGCCATCCGCACGTTGGCGCGTGCCGCTGCATCGCGTACGAACACCCATGTCGAAGTGGAGCTTCTCGACTAA
- a CDS encoding ribosome maturation factor RimM yields the protein MTGGLVARCAPGLPFLLEEGMEVAFVPPRHDAPRRARVLSVQDAGRDAFLVTFEGVDSIDIAELLVGCSCLVRRADLPESALAAEADGLEGFEVHDARAGFVGVVESVVENPGQFLLSVAPADGGRRVLVPLVDALVVGLDEDARRIDVDLPDGLLDL from the coding sequence TTGACAGGAGGGCTCGTCGCGCGCTGCGCGCCGGGTCTTCCTTTTTTGCTGGAAGAGGGCATGGAGGTGGCCTTCGTGCCGCCTCGGCACGATGCGCCGCGCCGTGCGCGCGTGCTGTCCGTGCAGGACGCGGGCAGAGACGCCTTCCTCGTGACGTTCGAAGGCGTCGACTCCATCGACATCGCCGAGTTGTTGGTGGGGTGCAGCTGCCTCGTACGCCGCGCCGATCTGCCCGAAAGCGCGCTGGCCGCCGAGGCCGACGGCTTGGAAGGCTTTGAAGTGCACGACGCGCGCGCGGGCTTCGTGGGCGTCGTGGAGTCGGTGGTGGAGAATCCCGGGCAGTTCCTGCTGAGCGTCGCGCCCGCCGACGGGGGCAGGCGCGTGCTCGTGCCGCTTGTGGACGCGCTGGTCGTCGGTTTGGACGAGGACGCGCGCCGCATCGACGTCGACTTGCCGGACGGCCTGCTGGACCTGTAG
- the trmD gene encoding tRNA (guanosine(37)-N1)-methyltransferase TrmD, translated as MIIETLSTFPDMYASVMGSSMMRIAQEKGILEFKAHDLRDWTHDRHRTTDDDPYGGGDGLVMKCEPIFEAYDDIAGAGPRPTTVFLSPCGEPFTDAVACELSREERLLFVCGHYEGIDERAYALADRVISLGDYVLTSGELASMVVIDAAVRKLPGVLGAETGALGESFADGLLEYPQYTRPATFRGMGVPPVLLSGNHAAVADWRRKQSLERTARLRPDLLEDVDLSAADRAYLKDLGL; from the coding sequence GTGATCATCGAAACGTTGTCGACGTTCCCCGACATGTACGCCTCCGTCATGGGCTCCTCCATGATGCGCATCGCCCAGGAGAAGGGCATCCTCGAGTTCAAGGCGCACGATCTGCGCGACTGGACCCACGATCGCCACCGCACCACCGACGACGACCCGTACGGGGGCGGCGACGGCCTGGTGATGAAGTGCGAGCCCATCTTCGAGGCCTACGACGACATCGCGGGCGCGGGCCCGCGCCCGACCACCGTGTTCCTGTCGCCGTGCGGTGAGCCGTTCACGGACGCCGTGGCATGCGAGCTGTCGCGCGAGGAGCGCCTGCTGTTCGTGTGCGGCCACTACGAAGGCATCGACGAGCGCGCCTACGCGCTGGCCGATCGCGTGATCTCGCTGGGCGACTACGTTCTGACCAGCGGGGAGCTGGCCTCCATGGTGGTCATCGACGCCGCCGTGCGCAAGCTGCCCGGCGTGCTGGGCGCCGAGACGGGCGCCCTGGGCGAGAGCTTCGCCGACGGCTTGTTGGAATATCCCCAGTACACGCGTCCGGCGACGTTTCGCGGCATGGGCGTGCCGCCGGTGCTGCTGTCGGGCAACCACGCGGCCGTAGCCGACTGGCGCCGCAAGCAGAGCCTCGAGCGCACCGCGCGCCTGCGACCCGATCTGCTCGAGGACGTCGATCTGAGCGCGGCCGATCGCGCCTATCTTAAGGATCTGGGCCTGTGA
- the lepB gene encoding signal peptidase I: MNSGEHAAYQKPGILRRFFGLLAWTGFVALLSWLTFVYVGHAYAVPTGSMEKTIMTGDRVLAEKVSYYLRDPEPGDIVMFEDPDIPGRLLLKRCIAVGGQTVDINDEDGLVYVDGVALREPYTDGLPTYTLASDVSYPYTVPEGMMWMMGDNRTNSQDSRYFGAVSVASAEARSVAVLWPLGDVGLLG, encoded by the coding sequence GTGAATTCCGGAGAGCACGCTGCGTACCAGAAGCCCGGCATCCTGCGCCGCTTCTTCGGCCTGCTCGCTTGGACGGGCTTCGTTGCGCTGCTGTCGTGGCTGACGTTCGTGTACGTGGGGCACGCTTATGCTGTTCCCACCGGCTCGATGGAAAAGACCATCATGACCGGCGACCGCGTGCTTGCTGAGAAGGTGAGCTACTACCTGCGTGACCCGGAGCCCGGCGACATCGTTATGTTCGAAGACCCCGATATCCCCGGCCGCCTGCTGCTCAAGCGCTGCATCGCCGTGGGCGGGCAGACCGTGGACATCAACGACGAGGACGGCCTCGTGTACGTGGACGGCGTCGCGCTGCGCGAGCCCTACACCGACGGCCTGCCCACGTACACGCTTGCCAGCGACGTCTCCTACCCCTACACGGTGCCCGAAGGCATGATGTGGATGATGGGCGACAACCGAACGAACTCGCAAGATTCGCGTTACTTCGGCGCCGTGTCCGTCGCGTCGGCGGAGGCGCGCAGCGTGGCGGTGCTCTGGCCCTTGGGCGACGTGGGCCTGCTGGGATAG
- the lepB gene encoding signal peptidase I: protein MDSGQHADRQSPGILRTFLSLLVMVAFVFGLSWVLRTYVFQAYEIPSGSMEETIMVGDMVFSEKVSYYFRDPEPGDIVTFQDPEIPGRVLIKRCIAVGGQTVDINDEDGLVYVDGVALSEPYTRGLPSYTLASDVSYPYTVPEGYLWMMGDNRTNSQDSRFFGAIPVSSVTGRGALVYWPLNDFSLLD, encoded by the coding sequence ATGGATTCCGGACAGCACGCCGACCGCCAGAGCCCGGGCATACTCAGAACCTTCCTCAGCCTGCTGGTCATGGTGGCCTTCGTATTCGGGCTGTCGTGGGTGCTGCGCACGTACGTGTTCCAGGCTTACGAGATCCCCTCGGGCTCCATGGAGGAGACCATCATGGTGGGGGACATGGTGTTCTCCGAGAAGGTGAGCTACTACTTCCGCGACCCCGAGCCGGGCGATATCGTGACGTTCCAGGATCCCGAGATCCCCGGGCGCGTGCTCATCAAGCGCTGCATCGCCGTGGGCGGGCAGACCGTGGACATCAACGACGAGGACGGCCTCGTGTACGTGGACGGCGTGGCGCTGTCCGAACCGTACACCCGCGGTTTGCCCTCCTACACGCTGGCCAGCGACGTCTCCTATCCCTACACGGTGCCCGAGGGCTATCTGTGGATGATGGGGGACAACCGCACGAATTCGCAGGATTCTCGATTCTTCGGAGCCATACCCGTCTCCTCGGTGACGGGAAGGGGCGCTTTGGTGTACTGGCCGCTCAATGATTTCAGCCTACTCGACTAG